The sequence below is a genomic window from Cicer arietinum cultivar CDC Frontier isolate Library 1 chromosome 6, Cicar.CDCFrontier_v2.0, whole genome shotgun sequence.
GGCTTCAATTGGATTTTCTGGAACACTTTCTCCCTCAATTGCCAGATTGAAATATTTGGTTAACTTGTAAGTCTCATTATTAAGATTTGCAGTTATTGCAGCTAATGAACTAGCTTGTAGTGTTTGGATTTTACTTTTTGTAGATAGATATACAATGAATTCTGCTAAGCTAGTCATAATTGCATGTTAGTATACTCATTCTCTGTTAAAAAGACTTGAGAAGTCATGTTTtcaatattcaattatttattcgTTGTGAGTTTATTCCAAATCATTGTTTTGCTAAGAACAATTTTTGTGTTTGAAAATTCATGTCAATTTGTAAaagctaaaaatttattaaaaagaaaaaacaaaaatcggGGCATAAACCTAAccaagaaaaaggaaaaagagaatagaaaaaaaaccaaaaaagttCCTCAAATCACGTAGGTTTTCTGATTTTTCGAcagaaattatataatatacttTCCTTTGTGCGTATCATTTTTCTTAGCTTTAGAAATCACCTCGATAAAAAGTTATTCACTAACAGTAGAATGATACGTTTCAGTagcatctttatttttttttttaaatgtttgcAATATCTTTTAAGTCATGAACAATTTTGGGATGTAAATTATCATCAttaatatttgaatatgttaTATAAGATGTCATATTCTTTGAGTATAAATTTGTTTCCAAATCAGATGAAATTTAATAGTTTTGAATATTGTTTTCCTCTAACAATGCATCACTTCAAGAAatcaatgtaaaatataatcGAGATATTTGGTTTAGTGAACATATGACTTATATAACATCAAACACCTCAGATTGAAAGTGTGTTTGTTGTCTGACACTAAAACATGCGATTTTACATTCAATGATTTCCATTTTCTTAAACTATTATTGGTGTCTATGTGTCATTGTTAGTGTTTAGTGTCCGgtgtttgtgtcaatgtttTATAGAAAATGACTAGTGAGTTGGTTTTTTCATTCCATGACAGTGACCTTGTGTTTAACTATAATCTTAATGCAGGGAATTGCAGAACAACAATCTTTCAGGCCCTTTACCTGATTACATTGCCAACTTGACATACCTACAATATCTAAATCTTGCTGACAACAATTTTAATGGTTCTATACCACCTAGTTGGGGTCAAATATCCAGTCTCAAGAATGTGTAAGGCTTCACTTAACATACTCTCTTTAGTGCTGACACGTGCCGATATCTAACACAACACTGAAACATGTGATTACTAACTTCAACGTGCCGATATCTAACACAACACTGAAACATGTGATTACTAACTTCAACGTGCCGATATCTAACACAACACTGAAACATGTGATTACTAACTTCAACGTGCCGATATCTAACACGACACTGAAACATGTGATTACTAACTTCAGTTAATTtcttttctcaaattattattgatgTCGATGTGTCCGTGTCGGGTCTGGTGTCCATGTTTGTGCGAATGCTTCATAGACCATACTTCATTTGTTGAAAGTCTATGGTGCTCTCCTTATGCTTATTTTTCTGATCCTAATCTTGAATGCTATAATTGATTTGTGTATTCTTTTGACAGGGATCTTTCATCTAATGGTCTTACTGGAACTATTCCAACACAACTATTTTCAGTTCCAACGTTTAAGTATTAATACTTGCATACCTATGAGTATTTTgatttagtaataaataatactaaAATTGTCTTAActtatggattttgttttgtattattattttcagCTTTTCAGATACTCACCTTGGTTGTGGCTCTAGCTTGGAGCAGCCTTGTGTTTCTAAATCTGATCATCCAggtataaaagaaaatataattaactttgaAGATTATGAAAGACTAATAAAAAACACTTAGCTAGAAGCTACATAAAGTTTACCTCTCCTTGCTACAGATTCAACCAAGAAATCAAAACTTGCAAAGGCGGTACGTTTCGCGAGTTGTGGTGCATTTGCAATTCTGTTTCTTGGAGCCATCTTTACATATAGACACCATCAAAAGCACAGACACAAAAGTGAAGTCTTTGTTGATGTTTTAGgtaatttttccttttttttttttcttaaatgacTTTGTCTAAGCATATAAGTTAATAGTTATGGTTAGTAGGAAGTAACTATATGATAAAATATTCAGGAGAAGATGAGAGCAAAATATCTTTTGGACAGTTAAGAAGGTTTTCTTTGCGCGAAGTCCAAATTGCAACTAAAAATTTCAGTGAAAGCAATGTAATCGGTCAGGGTGGTTTTGGAAAAGTGTACAAAGGAGCACTCTCGGATAACACGAAAGTCGCTGTGAAACGCCTGACTGATTATCATAATCCTGGTGGAGAGGCTGCATTTGAGAGAGAAGTTCATCTCATTAGTGTTGCAGTTCATAGAAACCTCCTAAGACTAATTGGATTCTGTACAACCTCAACTGAAAGAATCCTTGTATATCCTTTCATGGAAAATCTAAGCGTAGCATATCGATTAAGAGGTAAAACAGATAATTTGTTCCTTAATGAATGGTTAGAGCATATATAGtatgtttatgttattattttgatgGTGTTTTAGATTTGAAATCTGATGAAAAAAGCTTGGATTGGGCGACAAGGAAGCGTGTGGCTTTTGGTACAGCACATGGTTTGGAATATCTACATGAGCAATGCAATCCGAAGATAATTCACCGCGATCTAAAGGCTGCAAATATCCTTCTAGATAATGAGTTTGAACCTGTTCTAGGTGATTTTGGGCTAGCCAAGCTGGTTGATGCTAGGATGACTCATGTTACCACTCAAGTCCGCGGTACAATGGGACATATTGCTCCAGAGTATTTGTCCACTGGAAAATCTTCTGAGAAGACAGATGTTTTTGGATATGGCATTACACTTCTTGAACTAATCACCGGTCAACGTGCCATTGATCTCTCTCGTCTCGAAGAGGAGGAGGATGTTCTTCTCATTGATcatgtaacatttttttatctGCTTCATACATTAATTACTTCATTATTAAGTAACATAATACTGTTTAGTGTTCGTTCATGGTTGCTCTGATTTCAATGTTAAAACTTAAGTCATAGATCTCGACAGTTAAATGAAGATCAAATAACTCGTATTTTAAAGATGAAGTCAAAATATAAACTATATGATTTTCATTCAATAGTCGAGATCCCTTGAATCGACACAAGGAATCTGGGTTAAGAGTTATGATGCGatgataatatatatgtatttatgatGAAACAGGTAAAAAATCTACTAAGAGACAATAGGCTAGAGGACATAGTGGATAACAATTTGGAGACATATGATCCCAAAGAAGCTGAGACAATTCTTCAAGTTGCATTACTTTGCACACAAGGGTATCCGGAGGATCGACCGACCATGTCCGAGGTTGTAAAAATGTTGCAGGGAGTAGGGTTGGCAGATAGATGGGCTGATTGGAAACAACTTGAAGAAGCtagaaataaagaaattgaattATCACTCATGACTCATCAATTTCCTTGGAGTGATGAATCTACTCTTGATCAAGAAGCTATACAACTTTCAAGAGCAAGATAGGCATAACATAATTACTCAAGTCAATTTTGAAAATGTTGTTATTTGTTATCATAGAATATTAATATGTACTTCACTATGCtctaaagaaagaaaaaaaaaaggcataTATACGTACCTTAATTAAAGTCTgtattatatatagttatgatagatatattatataaaatggaAAAGAAACGAATGAGGGGGTTGGCATGATGTATTTGAATAGAAGTTGCATTATTATGTGTATCACAACTATGTGTTTCTTTACTTTTGTTTTTCAGGATAATTAAAGATGGTGgtatataatattatgtttagGGCACCCACATTAGTAATGGACCACTTGCAATTTCCCAAACCTAAACTTCTCTAgatttttttatctcaaaaactCATTCTTGTCCTCACGTATTATAGTTAAGAATCAATATTACTCCGTCGATATTATACTCAAGAAAAAcgtttaaaagaagaaaatgacaataaataaattaaattaagggaagTTGACCAATTTTTTTCTTGTCTGCCAAAATTAGTTTAAAGGAGTAGTTTTTatcacaattttaaatatatttgtaataatttaatttaaataaataaaactaaattaaatttattagctttgaagaaaaataaattagctCTGAAaagtctataaaaataaaatttaaataaaatattgttaaaaattaaaaagtattgCGTCAAACTTCAATTTAGGTctcaatatatattttggacGGATATGATGTTAGGAATGATTATAATCTCTCTATTTCATTTTGTGtgttacattaatttatttatttatttttgttgaaagaatgtttcataataatttatttcaccCAAACAAAGGATATATcttataaatgaaagaaaagaattgtaattttaatatattaatctcATAAATGTTAATGTGTTCATctttatcataaataaaaaataatgattttaaataaggTATGTAGTACTAATTagagaaaaaactaaaaattcaatatttgaaaaagattttcacgatagttgaatttttttgaaataaaaatattctgaaaaattataattttgtagaaataaaatttttgaaaaaataaaattgtcaaatatgatttttaacaaaAGGCCTAACATTAAGAAAATATGTCCTACAAATATGAGAAGATAGTGGCCATAGAGTGTCTAAATCCACTAATTTGAAtgtataaaatttatgaaaaaatttcaaaaattgaagTTAATATTCCAATAAAAACAtttggatttgatcaatctaaacaaaatttgTTCGTATTGATTAATTTGAACAGAAATAAAGTTggccaaaaataaaataatttttgttcataaaaaataataacttttggGATTTTTTAGAATATAGAGGGAGAGAAGAAATCCCCACTTTATTATTATCCCTTCCCCGCCCAAAACAACTCATTGATAGAAAAATCTATCAATATTTTCGaaactattaatattttgtaatttttttttttaatttagaaaaattacattttagaaatttctcattcattcatttgtttttaataaaaattctggaaaaattgtgtttaacaaatttttcattcatctaaatttttgaaattttattaaccttttaaaaaaattgtatttaagaaatttcacattcatccaaaattttaattttttttaacttttgaaaaaGTTGCATTTCATAAGTTTTATATTCATCTAAagttttgaaattcttttagaattttaaaaaatttgtatttcagAAACTTTACATTCAACCAAATTTATATTCTGCCAAAATTAGTATTTAAAGGAGTagtttttataacaattttaaatatatttgtaataatttaatttaaataaataaaactaaatgaaattaattagctttgaagaaaaatataattagttctGAAAagtctataaaaataaataaaaatatcataattaaataaaatattgccaaaaattcaaaaatattggGTCAAACTTTGTTTTAGGTCTCAATATATTTTGGAcggatatattttataaatgaaagaaaagaattgtaattttaatattaatcttaTAAATGTTAATGTGTTCATATTTATCataaatcaaaatagaaaataatgatTTCAAATAAGGATTGTAGTattagaataaataaagaaactaaaaattcaatatttgaaaaacattttcacaacaattgattttttttttgaaataaaaattattctgaaaaattataattttgtagaaataaaattgtaaaaataaaataaaatggtcaaatatgatttttaacaaaatatgtaACATTAAGAAAATATGTCCTACAAATATGAGAAGACAGTGGTGTACGAATTGGTTAATCCACATAGTGTCTAAATCGATTAATTTAAAggtataaaatttatgaaaaaaatttaaaaattgaagttaatATCCCATTAAAAACATTTGGATTTAATCAATCTAAACACAATTTGTTTGAATAGAAGTAAGTTcagcacacaaaaaaaaaaaaaaaaaaaaaaaaaacttgtttataaaaaataataatttttgggaTTTTTTAGAATACAGAGGGAGAGAAGAAATTTCCACTTTATTATTATACCTTCCCCACCAAAACAACTCATTGATAGAAAAATCCACCATccactatttatattttatctttcacTGGTTAAAGTGAAAATACcattttactctttttattacatattattttatagtaaaaaattttgaaactagtaatatttcaaaaaattaaaattttgatttttttaaaaaaatctagaaAAGTTACATTTTAGAAGTTTTTCACTCATgcaattcttttataaaatttctgaaaaaattgtgtttgataaGTTTTTCATTCATctaaatttttggaaaaattgtATTTCATAAGTTtcacatttattcaaaattttaatttttttttaacttttgaaaaaattacatttcgtaagttttatattgaaaaaattgtattttagaaGATTTACATTcaaccaaatttttttaattttttaatttaaaaaaactatgaATTTACATttccaattttttaaatttaaccaaatttttgaagatagagaaaaataatttatttatatttcaaataattaaaacaacaaaaatatat
It includes:
- the LOC101499501 gene encoding probable LRR receptor-like serine/threonine-protein kinase At5g63710 isoform X2: MLPPNPLKILMRWFIIFLVVLKLSSATKDPDVEGEALLDLLNYLNDSNNQITDWDSHLVSPCYSWSHVTCKNGHVISLTLASIGFSGTLSPSIARLKYLVNLELQNNNLSGPLPDYIANLTYLQYLNLADNNFNGSIPPSWGQISSLKNVDLSSNGLTGTIPTQLFSVPTFNFSDTHLGCGSSLEQPCVSKSDHPDSTKKSKLAKAVRFASCGAFAILFLGAIFTYRHHQKHRHKSEVFVDVLDESKISFGQLRRFSLREVQIATKNFSESNVIGQGGFGKVYKGALSDNTKVAVKRLTDYHNPGGEAAFEREVHLISVAVHRNLLRLIGFCTTSTERILVYPFMENLSVAYRLRDLKSDEKSLDWATRKRVAFGTAHGLEYLHEQCNPKIIHRDLKAANILLDNEFEPVLGDFGLAKLVDARMTHVTTQVRGTMGHIAPEYLSTGKSSEKTDVFGYGITLLELITGQRAIDLSRLEEEEDVLLIDHVKNLLRDNRLEDIVDNNLETYDPKEAETILQVALLCTQGYPEDRPTMSEVVKMLQGVGLADRWADWKQLEEARNKEIELSLMTHQFPWSDESTLDQEAIQLSRAR
- the LOC101499501 gene encoding probable LRR receptor-like serine/threonine-protein kinase At5g63710 isoform X1: MLPPNPLKILMRWFIIFLVVLKLSSATKDPDVEGEALLDLLNYLNDSNNQITDWDSHLVSPCYSWSHVTCKNGHVISLTLASIGFSGTLSPSIARLKYLVNLELQNNNLSGPLPDYIANLTYLQYLNLADNNFNGSIPPSWGQISSLKNVDLSSNGLTGTIPTQLFSVPTFNFSDTHLGCGSSLEQPCVSKSDHPDSTKKSKLAKAVRFASCGAFAILFLGAIFTYRHHQKHRHKSEVFVDVLGEDESKISFGQLRRFSLREVQIATKNFSESNVIGQGGFGKVYKGALSDNTKVAVKRLTDYHNPGGEAAFEREVHLISVAVHRNLLRLIGFCTTSTERILVYPFMENLSVAYRLRDLKSDEKSLDWATRKRVAFGTAHGLEYLHEQCNPKIIHRDLKAANILLDNEFEPVLGDFGLAKLVDARMTHVTTQVRGTMGHIAPEYLSTGKSSEKTDVFGYGITLLELITGQRAIDLSRLEEEEDVLLIDHVKNLLRDNRLEDIVDNNLETYDPKEAETILQVALLCTQGYPEDRPTMSEVVKMLQGVGLADRWADWKQLEEARNKEIELSLMTHQFPWSDESTLDQEAIQLSRAR